From one Triticum aestivum cultivar Chinese Spring chromosome 4B, IWGSC CS RefSeq v2.1, whole genome shotgun sequence genomic stretch:
- the LOC123089954 gene encoding lecithin-cholesterol acyltransferase-like 1, whose product MRQTDKQSSSKADGRHLEEEEEEEERKRCFGSNRGGRHRFGRRRGSLGGAAWVGLRDGRTRQDGDGAAHVKRLVTLSVPWGSSVQEMLTFASGNTLDVPFVDPSLIRNEQRSSEGNLWLLPTPKVFGNTTLVVSQRHNRTYSAKNVTQFLNDIGFADGVEPYRARIRPLGEVLPESGVPVTCLVGTGVDTVESLMFGDEGFDAGPVNVVYGDDDGTVNLTSLMGPIKAWSDSPAQVLEVVELPKVSHMGILKDKSAVDQILRILDSINLNATTTTYHQSYK is encoded by the coding sequence ATGAGACAGACAGACAAACAGAGCTCATCGAAAGCGGATGGGAGGcacctagaggaggaggaggaggaggaggagaggaaaagaTGCTTTGGGTCAAATCGCGGCGGCCGGCACCGTTTTGGCCGGCGGAGAGGCTCCCTGGGAGGAGCGGCTTGGGTTGGGTTGAGAGATGGACGAACACGCCAAGATGGAGACGGAGCGGCGCACGTGAAGCGGCTTGTGACGTTGTCCGTGCCGTGGGGCAGCTCCGTGCAGGAGATGCTCACCTTCGCCTCCGGCAACACCCTTGATGTGCCCTTCGTCGACCCCTCCCTCATCCGCAACGAGCAGCGCAGCTCCGAGGGCAACCTCTGGTTGCTGCCCACGCCCAAGGTGTTTGGCAACACCACGCTCGTCGTCTCCCAGCGCCACAACCGGACCTACTCCGCCAAGAACGTCACGCAGTTCCTCAACGACATCGGGTTCGCCGACGGGGTGGAGCCGTACCGGGCGCGGATACGGCCGCTCGGCGAGGTCCTGCCGGAGTCGGGCGTGCCGGTGACATGCCTCGTGGGCACCGGCGTTGACACGGTGGAGAGCCTCATGTTCGGGGACGAGGGGTTCGACGCAGGGCCCGTCAATGTGGTgtacggcgacgacgacgggaCGGTGAACCTCACTAGCCTCATGGGACCGATCAAGGCCTGGTCCGACTCGCCGGCGCAGGTCCTCGAGGTGGTGGAGCTGCCCAAGGTGTCGCACATGGGCATCCTCAAGGACAAGAGCGCCGTCGACCAGATCCTCAGGATTCTTGATTCCATCAACCTAAACGCCACGACCACTACCTATCATCAGTCTTATAAATAG